gagcgccctctgctggtcagAGGATGGAAGCGCATTGTTCAGCttacagtaaaaatgtaaagtagTTCCGAAGTTTTCATGATTTTTCGTGATACTCTGATAATAAATGTTATGGAGTTTAAGTTTCTCAGCTCTCTGATTGGATGTCAGACTCACCGTGACCTTCTGCAGGTGAACTTTGACATGAACAGGTGTTATGCCGAGAAGCGCATGGCCTGTCGCTCTAAACTCgcatattgatgagaaaacggactgaaatatgaccgaaGAGGAAACGTTGAAAGATATTCGTAACATTATCATGTTTCCTAACCATGTAAGCCATAAAAAGGTGGATTTTATGTCGCAGATGAATTGAAACAAATCCGGTTTTGACACCTTTAATGAGACACGAGTCCAATATTTTACAGTCAGTGTCTGTTGAACATGTTCTccgttttttcttttaacaccaCAATAGCTTAACGGATGAGGAAACAGAGGTGTAGAACATTTAATATCAACATTTAATAACTGTCCAGTCTATTAATACAGGAGGGGATGCATTTTGATTTGAGCCCTGCCAATGTCTGCATCCCGTCTATTGTGCTGCTGATATGGAGCCTCTTCAGAGAAGAAGAGTGATTCTGTAGAAAATGTCATAAACACATTTACCATCCAACATCTTCACACTGCAGGCCATGCACTGTTTGACCTTCTGCATTCATTACGTCTCAGCAGCAAGCGGTACCACCAGCACCGGGTCAGGACACATACTTACTACACATATTTACATGCACAtgcgtatatacataatatctattattaaaaaatgaggatcattaaatgctagctttggacaaaacctttggatccttcctcttttccttttgcccgggatcgagcggcgttctccatgagcgacccgcaaccgcgtgctgttaaaacgaaacaacaacaaaacgtgttgacgtcacagatcacggagtttaatctcatacaaagcaatcgacaacaaagctgcagaggtacagagatatacattttatacagacaagagaacagacaacacgaaacacaaaagacagacaaaggcgcccaaaatgtggaggaaaagatggaaaaaacctctctctctggcttgctgacctgtactttttaatgaaagaggtgtttccctatttaatatatgcagtcaaggcgttccgttctttgaccaattagaaacttagaaactcccggaaactccccttctttacagctccgatgtctggtttttatctaaccacttcgtgcccatctccgtccgacctggccgagaggcgccaagaagtctgttctgctctctcggaattgtaaattttattgctgtgtctgtcaaaagggggaggaaaaaaggccctgctttgtctgctgaattcccaactgctcaacagaaactattccaaattaaagtgttggctatacctttacacatgtcgtggattagctatattaagcaccaaacaataattattttctttacactatatatgttttattcatgtttttcagcttcagagATCCATCAGCAGTGAATCCGTCTGTCCttaaacacatttctgtctTTATAAAACCTTCAGAACTAAAACTGGAGCTTTTTTACTGTAGACAGAGTCAAAAAATTACACATTAATAACAGTCTTTGCCTCCTCGTGTCGCATAATCTGAATCAATGTCAGGGaataattcaaactttttaagatttccTAAATCTCAGTTAGCCTTCATAGCTGTATCCGGTGTTACACCGTTAGCACTGtagctaatattagctggtATTTTGCCGGTGGACATAAATACAGTTTAGTAATATTctattcacaaaatataaacactaaTATGTGAAACGTTATCCCCCGAGATCTCACGACAATAGTTCGTCgatatgaacaaaaatatccGGCGGTGCTGAGGCTCCTGCTGCTGATTCGGTTTAGCCAAGTAGGAGAgacgaccgctccaagatggccgccgtgtTTCCTGCCAGAGCAGCCAGTGCGGGGTTTACTTCTGGGAGCGGTACCGAGACGCACCGGAACCGGAACCGGAACCGCCTGGCTGACCCTACCCTGCCTGATGGAATGTGACCAGTGCCGTTTCTAAAGTTACACGGTCAAAAATGAACTTCAGTAATTTGGGTACATTATCTTACCATGACTTTAAAAATATCAGTTACAAAGTAAATACaatattagcaagctaaatgtttagcctgataattaaatattcaaatctgaGCGAactatttagcttgctaatcaAACATTAGccttaaactaaatatttagttacaaaactaaatatttatcctgGTGGTCCATCTTGTCTCCTTGTCCAGATGATggattggattttatttagaggtgtcAGACTAAAGGGGATTGAATAGATgcacatttcttatttttaattaggaagtaaaagttgaaaatgataTTTTTGTGTTCCGGTTCGTCCTCCCAGAacaaaatgaactaaataaactaaactaaagaaGAAAAGTGTTGAgaggtgtgaatatttctgccaggttttgtattttatccTTTTGGGAAACATAATTCACTGGGGATTAAACTTTGTCAGGATCATTTTACAACACGAAGCTGTGGAGTTTAGCTGTGAGAGTCAAAGTGTTTTCTAGCTGCGATGAGGTCAGCAGGTCACCGAAAGACGGCGGCGTGAGAAAATGAGTTACAGCTCGTTCTCCGTTACGCAGCGGAAGTGTGTACAGTTAATTAATAAGCAGGGGGTGAATCATTGATGCTGTGACTCAGCATGGTGCGATGGTTCTGGATGTTCCTCTGGGTCGACCCCGTCGCCACAAcaaacaggttctggttctgacccggctcCTTCCAGAGAAACATCATTAGAGCAGAATCTCTTTAAGTATCAACTCATTTCATGCTATAATAAATTAATctcattttaatgcagaaaagtccaaataaatgctgtaaaatgttgatattttcaGTGTATAAATGCAGAGAGAGGCTGGCGGTGCGGCGGGCGgccacagctgctgcagcagctgcagcagctgcagcagggcAGGGAGGCTCTGAGGTATTTTGGTAAATCAGTTAGCCGGTTTATTGACCCTCTGTTTAAATAAGCCTGTTGGACTTTCTCCTCCTGCAGAAGCTGCCCTCTCACCATCCAGAACATTGGAGCTTCGGAGAGGAACCATGCAGCTGACTCCCCTCACACTCTTCCTGATTGTGTTGCATGTTTGTGGCAGAGCGGAGAGCAGAGCGAGGCTGCGGCGGCCGCAGGCGGGCGGCGCGAAGGCCGCGGCCCCCGCCGGTCTGGGACGCCTCCGCCTGGATCTGAGACCGAACGCTCCTCACCTGGGTGAGTCTGCTCCTGACTCCACGATCGTCTTCATCGCTGCCAGGATCCCAAACGGCTCCCAGCGGATCCAAACTGAAGCGTCTTCAAGATTCACAACATTTTACTCcccaaaatgttcagttttcctGCAATATGTTTGGaaagacaaacatatttttcacaatttcagACAAACGTAATCTTTCTGAAGGAATTTCAGATCTTGTTGATTATTTTCATGACTTCTAAACAAACAATATTCCTGGTAATTACaagttatttttctgaattatttgctgttgttgaatcatttttcagtcattctgCCGGTAGCTGCAGCACCCGACAGCTGGGTGCTGATCTTTGACTTGAGACGGAGACGCTTCCTGTGTGTGGACATAAAGGGACAACTTTACAAGTCTGTGAGTATCTTCCAGTTCCACCTTAACAGATCCACCTTAACAGAGCAGATCTCAGTAACCGTGTCTGTTTGTCTCCATGACAGAGACAGAAGGACAGAGGACACTGTCTCTTCCGACATATTTGGTTCAGGCGGGCTGAGCGCCATGACCTGTTTTCCTCTGTGAGCAGGAACTGGTTGGTCAAACTGGGGGTTGGTGGGCCAGGAGCGGTCCGGGGGGCGCCACCGGACGGTCGGTCAGTgaagaggcagaggaggagcGAGGAGGTGAACCCGTCCGATCCTCTGAGAACAGAATCCCATCCGTCTCCTCCTGTGAAGGATGTGGAGCCGAACCAGGCGGGCGCCGTTTCCAAGGAAACCATCACTTCCTGTGACGACCCGCTGCGGGTGCTGAGGCCCAACGGACACGGCAGTCCCGTCAAGACGAACATCGCAGAGCGAGCAGAGCAGGAGTGACGTCTTGCAGCTGCTGGTTCTCAGGAAGCAACAGGGAGAAAGTCTGGCGCTGCAGAGCAACGGGCAACACGCAGAGACCAAGTGGGACCAGCTTCCTGTCCGCGGCGCCGGCCTGCTGCGCTCCAATCAGACGCTCTCTGAGGTCTCATCTGATCACTGAGGCTCCAGCGCCTCTGTTTGAACAGCAGATGAGGGATAAGCTGCTCCtgctgacctttaacctctttTGTCTGTTAAATTTTAAACCTTGAGCCAGATGAGGCAACGCTTTCTTCACATATGTACAAAAACTCTAAATACTCTCACTGAAATGCTAAGAAAGAGACATGAATGATagaacaggaaacagaaatgaTCCGGTGCTGGACACCAACAGTCTCAGCAAtgaagatatttatttattgagatgtgtaaaataacttcttttattgtgagctgttttttatttatatatttctgatagaaaataaaaagtagaaaaaatgcATGAAACCAGAAAAGTTCTTCAGCTTCTTTAATCAGACCAGGAAGACGAGCGAATCGCCGCGGGAGTTTCACCTTTTCTAAGTCTCCTCGCCTCCAAACGCCGTCCACCACTGCAAAGATTTTAGCTGCGTTGCTCCTGAAAAGTTGCAGATAGTTcagtttgcaaaacatattCAACCCCTTGAATGTTTTAcccttttattgcttttacaaataaatcataatcaactaatttaggcttttttgacaatttttttttttttttttacaaaaaatcctTCAAAGTGAACAAATGT
Above is a window of Xiphophorus hellerii strain 12219 chromosome 2, Xiphophorus_hellerii-4.1, whole genome shotgun sequence DNA encoding:
- the LOC116708647 gene encoding fibroblast growth factor 23-like; translated protein: MQLTPLTLFLIVLHVCGRAESRARLRRPQAGGAKAAAPAGLGRLRLDLRPNAPHLVILPVAAAPDSWVLIFDLRRRRFLCVDIKGQLYKSRQKDRGHCLFRHIWFRRAERHDLFSSVSRNWLVKLGVGGPGAVRGAPPDGRSVKRQRRSEEVNPSDPLRTESHPSPPVKDVEPNQAGAVSKETITSCDDPLRVLRPNGHGSPVKTNIAERAEQE